One segment of Rhodopirellula bahusiensis DNA contains the following:
- a CDS encoding phosphoribosylformylglycinamidine synthase subunit PurQ — translation MPQPRVLVLRAPGTNCDVETAHAFELAGAVAERVHVGRLMENAALASRYQILCLPGGFSYGDDIAAGRILATRMRRHLGDLMHHFVDSGDNLVLGICNGMQVLMRLGVLTSGVGQLQTAGGPAESADDSIPPATLTWNNHGRFEDRWVNLAVDKTPCVFLRDIEQMYLPMAHAEGKFIARDAEVLEELRSAGRLALRYCEPSGEIQSETLPFPINPNGGDANVAGVCDASGRVFGLMPHPERHIDATQHPYWTRRKEQPEHGEGLQMFRNAVEWFA, via the coding sequence ATGCCTCAGCCTCGCGTTCTCGTCCTGCGTGCTCCCGGTACCAACTGCGATGTCGAAACCGCTCATGCCTTTGAGTTGGCCGGTGCGGTCGCCGAACGCGTCCACGTCGGGCGATTGATGGAAAACGCGGCTTTGGCGAGCCGCTACCAAATCCTCTGTTTGCCCGGTGGATTCAGCTACGGCGACGACATCGCCGCCGGCCGAATTCTGGCGACTCGGATGCGACGGCACCTGGGTGACTTGATGCATCATTTCGTCGACAGCGGCGACAACTTGGTGCTGGGGATTTGCAACGGGATGCAGGTGCTGATGCGGTTGGGTGTTTTGACCAGCGGCGTCGGGCAATTGCAAACCGCGGGCGGACCCGCTGAATCGGCAGACGACTCCATCCCACCCGCCACTTTGACCTGGAACAATCACGGTCGATTCGAAGACCGCTGGGTGAACTTGGCCGTCGACAAAACGCCTTGCGTGTTCCTGCGAGACATCGAACAAATGTATCTGCCAATGGCTCACGCCGAAGGCAAGTTCATCGCTCGCGACGCGGAGGTGTTGGAAGAGCTGCGATCGGCCGGACGACTGGCTTTGCGATACTGCGAACCATCGGGCGAGATCCAATCCGAAACGTTGCCGTTCCCGATCAACCCTAACGGTGGTGATGCCAACGTGGCCGGAGTGTGTGATGCCAGTGGCCGCGTGTTCGGTTTGATGCCGCACCCCGAGCGTCATATCGATGCGACTCAGCATCCGTATTGGACTCGTCGCAAAGAGCAACCCGAACACGGCGAAGGATTGCAGATGTTCCGAAACGCGGTGGAGTGGTTTGCTTGA
- a CDS encoding class-III pyridoxal-phosphate-dependent aminotransferase, producing the protein MLHAESLRQDPRIAQAKQLIAEAMRDHSASMTDVSPSDPDQSASYQSLIDGFTSARGGPPIWPYFASGLGNGPYVELADGSVKLDFIGGIGVHGGGHSNPDLVSASIDAAIEDTVMQGNLQQNPASVEMMQRLVSLASESGAPLEHVLLSTSGAMANENALKLAFHHRQPADRIIAFDNAFAGRSIALAALTDRPAYRNGLPEAIQVDYLPFLHPDHPEKSQRWAVDELKRLLKRYPGKHAAFWAEPIAGEGGYYPGSHDFFTALCEPLREAGVPIIFDEVQTFSRTSRPFAFQHYGLDQFADIVTVGKITQVCATLYRNDFHPKAPILSQTFTGSTSAISTGLATLDALQSTNCFGADGGNMKRHAYFAEQLQKLAEKYPGSISGPFGEGMMIVFTPGKGTLDHAKLLMNLMFEEGLLGFLCGAEPARLRFLPPPMITTNDHIDAAIKLLDRSLEKFVSQK; encoded by the coding sequence ATGCTTCACGCCGAATCACTTCGTCAGGACCCCCGGATCGCACAAGCCAAGCAATTGATTGCCGAAGCAATGCGTGATCATTCCGCTTCCATGACGGATGTTTCACCCAGCGATCCCGACCAATCGGCGAGCTACCAATCCCTGATCGACGGGTTCACCTCCGCTCGAGGCGGCCCACCCATCTGGCCTTACTTCGCGTCCGGACTCGGAAACGGTCCCTACGTCGAACTGGCCGACGGCAGCGTCAAACTGGATTTCATTGGTGGAATCGGCGTGCACGGCGGCGGTCACTCGAATCCCGACCTGGTTTCGGCCAGCATCGATGCGGCGATCGAAGACACGGTCATGCAGGGAAACTTGCAGCAGAACCCGGCCAGTGTCGAAATGATGCAGCGACTCGTCTCGCTCGCCTCCGAATCGGGAGCACCGCTCGAACACGTGTTGCTTTCCACCAGCGGCGCGATGGCAAACGAGAACGCCTTGAAACTCGCGTTCCATCACCGACAACCCGCCGACCGAATCATCGCGTTTGACAATGCGTTCGCCGGTCGATCGATCGCGTTAGCAGCCTTGACCGACCGGCCCGCCTATCGAAACGGTTTGCCCGAAGCGATCCAAGTCGACTACTTGCCCTTCCTGCATCCGGACCATCCTGAAAAATCACAGCGGTGGGCAGTCGATGAATTGAAACGATTGCTCAAACGCTATCCAGGAAAACACGCGGCATTCTGGGCCGAACCGATCGCAGGCGAAGGCGGCTACTACCCTGGCAGCCACGATTTCTTCACCGCATTGTGCGAGCCACTTCGCGAAGCCGGTGTGCCAATCATCTTCGACGAGGTGCAAACGTTCTCGCGAACCAGCCGACCATTTGCGTTTCAACATTACGGCCTGGACCAATTCGCCGACATTGTCACCGTTGGCAAGATCACTCAGGTCTGCGCGACGCTGTACCGAAATGACTTCCACCCCAAGGCACCGATCCTCAGTCAAACGTTCACTGGATCGACCTCGGCGATTTCGACTGGACTGGCGACGCTAGATGCACTGCAATCCACCAATTGCTTCGGTGCCGACGGCGGAAACATGAAACGCCACGCCTACTTTGCCGAGCAACTTCAAAAGCTGGCCGAGAAATACCCCGGTTCGATTTCAGGTCCTTTTGGCGAAGGCATGATGATCGTGTTCACACCCGGCAAAGGCACACTCGATCACGCCAAGTTGCTGATGAACTTGATGTTCGAAGAAGGCTTGCTCGGATTCCTCTGCGGAGCCGAACCGGCTCGCTTGCGTTTCTTGCCGCCACCGATGATCACCACCAACGATCACATCGACGCGGCGATCAAGTTGCTCGATCGATCCCTCGAAAAGTTCGTTTCGCAAAAGTAG
- a CDS encoding metallophosphoesterase, with translation MIDLLQPLANRLDIFFADPISRCVLLAAVLLAHFGLRLTFYNRLNSMGWKRATIKRTEKIAFAETWLTPLVLGWAFFQPISSWVRGESSFEMLPLGLLAYAAFCLVLGGLFGFLWLLWRPVWRIQHVPAKRSVELHDVSKQTGRTLARTRKCRWAAKLPMNQIFEMAVEEIELPVVGLPEQLDGYKIAHLSDIHLTGQVAPDFTAHAVSIATQWSPDLMALTGDIVDKQPCVAWLHDLFSPARAKDGCYFVLGNHDTRVSDPDVVRDRMTDAGWIDVGGKIETVSLRSVKCQLLGNEWPWFTRPDVAVMSESTVNFRLCLSHSPDQFDWCRRNGVDLMLAGHTHGGQGRLPLAGPILSPSWHGSRWASGDFYRSPTTMHVSRGLSGVHLLRIRCRPELSLITLRCPGS, from the coding sequence GTGATCGATCTCCTTCAACCACTGGCCAATCGCTTGGACATCTTTTTCGCGGACCCGATATCTCGCTGCGTGTTGTTGGCTGCTGTCTTGCTCGCTCACTTTGGATTGCGACTGACGTTTTACAACCGATTGAATTCGATGGGATGGAAGCGGGCGACGATCAAGCGAACCGAGAAGATCGCTTTCGCTGAGACATGGCTCACGCCGTTGGTTTTGGGCTGGGCATTCTTTCAACCAATCTCAAGCTGGGTGCGCGGCGAATCAAGCTTTGAAATGTTGCCCCTAGGATTGCTCGCCTACGCCGCGTTCTGTCTTGTGTTGGGTGGCTTGTTTGGATTTCTTTGGTTGCTGTGGCGACCGGTTTGGAGAATCCAACACGTCCCGGCGAAACGCAGTGTCGAGTTGCACGACGTGTCAAAGCAAACCGGACGGACGTTGGCACGGACTCGCAAGTGCCGATGGGCGGCGAAGTTGCCGATGAACCAGATCTTCGAAATGGCGGTGGAGGAGATAGAGTTGCCCGTCGTTGGTTTGCCGGAGCAACTGGACGGGTACAAGATCGCTCATCTGTCAGACATTCATTTGACTGGGCAAGTCGCACCTGACTTCACGGCTCACGCGGTTTCGATCGCCACGCAGTGGTCGCCGGACTTGATGGCACTGACGGGCGACATTGTCGACAAGCAACCTTGTGTTGCTTGGTTGCACGATTTGTTTTCGCCCGCACGAGCGAAGGACGGTTGTTACTTTGTGCTCGGCAACCATGACACTCGTGTTTCGGATCCAGACGTGGTGCGGGATCGAATGACGGACGCCGGCTGGATTGACGTTGGCGGGAAGATTGAAACGGTGTCGCTGCGTTCGGTTAAGTGTCAGTTGCTGGGCAACGAGTGGCCTTGGTTCACTCGGCCGGATGTTGCTGTCATGTCGGAGAGCACTGTGAACTTTCGACTGTGTCTTTCCCACAGTCCCGATCAATTCGATTGGTGTCGTCGGAACGGGGTGGATCTGATGTTGGCTGGTCACACGCATGGCGGGCAAGGTCGATTGCCGTTGGCCGGTCCGATCTTGAGTCCCAGTTGGCACGGCAGTCGTTGGGCATCGGGAGATTTTTATCGATCGCCAACGACAATGCATGTTTCGCGGGGACTCAGTGGAGTTCACCTGTTGCGAATTCGTTGCCGGCCTGAGTTGTCGCTGATCACACTGCGCTGCCCAGGTTCGTAA
- a CDS encoding SixA phosphatase family protein has translation MRLILMRHAKSDWADAKLSDHERPLNDRGRRDAPRIAGWIQDNGCRPDFLLSSDSKRTRETAAFLNSRWEAPVPTCFSSDLYLATASSIFQTIRTTEKWLSDEDGLPEEHPQTLLVLGHNPGISAAASELLDHACGFPTAGLAVFECQISSWSAELGPENCQVWKEMRPKQLP, from the coding sequence ATGCGATTGATTTTGATGCGTCACGCGAAAAGTGACTGGGCTGACGCGAAATTGTCCGACCATGAGCGGCCACTCAACGATCGCGGACGCCGTGACGCCCCGAGAATCGCTGGATGGATACAGGACAACGGTTGCCGGCCAGATTTTTTGTTGTCATCTGATTCCAAGCGGACTCGTGAGACGGCAGCGTTTTTGAATTCGCGTTGGGAAGCTCCCGTACCAACCTGTTTTTCATCGGATCTTTATTTGGCTACCGCATCGTCGATCTTCCAAACCATTCGGACGACCGAAAAGTGGTTGTCCGATGAGGACGGTTTGCCCGAGGAGCATCCGCAAACCCTGTTGGTTTTGGGGCACAATCCGGGAATCAGTGCGGCGGCCAGCGAATTGCTTGATCACGCTTGCGGGTTTCCCACCGCGGGACTGGCTGTTTTCGAATGCCAGATTTCCTCTTGGTCGGCGGAACTTGGCCCAGAGAATTGCCAAGTCTGGAAAGAGATGCGGCCGAAACAACTTCCGTGA
- a CDS encoding PQQ-binding-like beta-propeller repeat protein, producing MRAASLFQNSSIEFVSVARSTVLALGLAAVAIPIASADDWSGWLGDQRDGVYRESGIIDSIPESGLQLKWRAKIAGGYAGPSVADGRVFVFDYAQRQGEAFNDPGKRADLTGDERLIVLDSETGKELWRHEYERPYSISYPAGPRCTPTIDGDRVYILGSEGDLRCLSVTDGELIWSRNFPKDFSAEVPIWGFSAHPLIEGDLLYTMVGGDGQGVVAFDKMTGEVRWKQLDSNAGYCAPSILKQGDQKQLLVFSPTGIHGLDLLSGEPIWNVELSPMFDMSIAIPAIEGNRVYASGIRTESVMFELNENATAANELWRGERDHSVFSSNSPAVFIDGVVYGTDCNVGELIAFDAKDGDRLWSTFQATKPDEKRFIKHGTAFLTRIGDSNRFFVFSENGDLMIATLSKDGFKEHGRFHAIEPTQEAFGRSVVWTHPAYANQTVFIRNDQEIVAYSLAKPE from the coding sequence ATGCGTGCTGCTTCTCTTTTCCAAAACTCGTCCATCGAGTTTGTTTCCGTCGCTCGATCGACAGTGCTTGCCCTCGGATTGGCCGCCGTCGCGATTCCAATCGCCTCCGCGGATGATTGGTCTGGTTGGTTGGGTGATCAACGCGACGGCGTTTATCGTGAATCGGGAATCATCGACTCGATCCCGGAATCAGGATTGCAACTCAAGTGGCGAGCCAAGATCGCCGGTGGCTACGCCGGTCCCTCGGTCGCCGATGGACGCGTGTTTGTATTTGACTACGCGCAACGCCAAGGTGAAGCGTTCAACGATCCCGGAAAACGAGCCGATCTCACCGGTGACGAACGTTTGATCGTCTTGGATTCAGAAACCGGCAAAGAATTGTGGCGTCACGAGTACGAACGTCCCTACAGCATTTCGTATCCGGCCGGCCCACGATGCACTCCCACCATCGACGGCGATCGAGTCTATATCCTCGGAAGTGAGGGCGATTTGCGTTGTCTCTCTGTCACTGATGGTGAACTGATCTGGAGCCGCAACTTTCCCAAAGACTTCTCGGCCGAAGTTCCAATCTGGGGTTTTTCTGCGCATCCGCTGATCGAAGGCGACCTGCTTTACACGATGGTCGGCGGCGACGGACAAGGCGTTGTCGCGTTTGACAAAATGACGGGCGAAGTTCGCTGGAAGCAACTCGATAGCAACGCCGGCTACTGTGCTCCATCGATTTTGAAGCAGGGCGATCAAAAGCAACTGCTCGTGTTTTCCCCGACCGGCATCCACGGTCTGGATTTGCTCAGCGGCGAACCGATCTGGAACGTTGAACTCAGTCCGATGTTCGACATGTCGATCGCGATCCCCGCCATTGAGGGCAATCGGGTTTACGCCAGTGGAATTCGTACCGAATCGGTGATGTTTGAGCTCAACGAAAACGCAACCGCCGCCAACGAACTTTGGCGCGGCGAACGGGATCACTCGGTGTTTTCCAGCAACAGCCCAGCTGTCTTCATCGATGGCGTGGTCTACGGAACCGATTGCAACGTCGGCGAGTTGATTGCGTTTGATGCCAAAGATGGCGACCGTCTTTGGTCAACCTTCCAGGCCACCAAACCGGATGAAAAGCGATTCATCAAACACGGCACTGCTTTTCTGACTCGAATCGGTGATTCCAACCGCTTCTTTGTTTTCTCTGAAAACGGCGACCTGATGATCGCGACGCTTTCCAAAGATGGATTTAAAGAGCATGGGCGGTTCCACGCGATCGAACCCACCCAAGAAGCGTTTGGTAGGTCGGTGGTATGGACTCACCCTGCCTACGCAAATCAAACCGTCTTCATTCGAAACGACCAAGAAATCGTCGCCTACAGCCTGGCAAAACCAGAGTAA
- a CDS encoding EVE domain-containing protein, translating to MKYWLMKTEPTTFSIDDLVEQPDQITCWEGVRNYQARNLLRDDIEEGDRVLFYHSACKTPAVVGLATVSRGGYPDHHAWDKKSNYFDPKSNPDSPTWFMVDIKLEKKLDRPVTLAELREEATKARSPLADMVLLQKGSRLSVQPVTKKQFDRVVKLSEK from the coding sequence ATGAAGTACTGGCTGATGAAGACGGAACCGACCACGTTCAGCATCGATGACCTGGTCGAACAACCCGACCAAATCACCTGCTGGGAAGGTGTCCGCAACTACCAAGCTCGCAATTTGCTTCGGGACGACATCGAAGAAGGCGACCGAGTTCTGTTCTATCACTCGGCCTGCAAAACTCCCGCGGTCGTTGGATTGGCAACGGTCTCTCGCGGAGGCTATCCCGACCACCATGCCTGGGACAAAAAGAGCAACTACTTCGACCCAAAGAGCAATCCCGATTCTCCAACCTGGTTCATGGTCGACATCAAACTGGAAAAGAAACTTGATCGCCCAGTCACCCTGGCTGAATTGCGAGAAGAAGCCACGAAGGCTCGAAGTCCGTTGGCGGACATGGTGTTGCTACAGAAAGGCAGCCGACTCTCGGTTCAACCAGTCACCAAGAAGCAGTTCGATCGGGTCGTCAAACTTTCCGAGAAGTAG
- a CDS encoding DUF6960 family protein translates to MIEFPQYGIYPRWPEDGQGWIHPDDISVVSKLLPSERVVRRESFDGTYYHCRYGKWTFRLRPALWLQIKAEDVDVGDEVETVGLGLERDLFVGEVIGMYYVRRKGRIAYRLRRADQNMPRLFLREHMRLLSEKQRVRQGEIEHPTPKWDGSGDRIGFSD, encoded by the coding sequence TTGATTGAATTTCCACAGTACGGGATCTATCCGCGGTGGCCAGAAGACGGTCAGGGATGGATCCACCCGGATGACATCTCCGTTGTTTCGAAACTGCTGCCAAGCGAACGTGTCGTCCGGCGAGAATCATTCGATGGCACCTACTATCACTGTCGCTATGGAAAATGGACGTTCCGATTGCGACCGGCTTTGTGGTTGCAAATCAAAGCGGAAGACGTGGATGTGGGAGATGAGGTCGAAACCGTCGGACTCGGTCTGGAGCGAGATCTTTTTGTGGGGGAAGTGATCGGGATGTACTACGTTCGTCGCAAAGGACGGATTGCATACCGATTGAGGCGGGCAGACCAAAACATGCCACGCTTGTTCCTGCGAGAGCACATGCGTTTGCTTTCAGAAAAACAAAGAGTTCGGCAGGGTGAGATCGAGCATCCCACACCGAAGTGGGATGGATCGGGCGATCGAATTGGATTTTCGGATTGA
- a CDS encoding peptidylprolyl isomerase, which translates to MTVRAFVLSLVGITTFGLIAGPASSSFAADPAKGEVTHKVYFDVSIGDEPAGRIVFGLFGKDVPKTAENFRALSTGEKGDGKSGVPLDFEGSAFHRVIPGFMLQGGDFTAGDGTGGESIYGAKFADENFKFQHTTPGLLSMANAGPNTNGSQFFITVDATPWLDGKHVVFGRVLEGMDVVKKVEAQGSRSGRTRELIKITEAGEVK; encoded by the coding sequence ATGACTGTTCGTGCTTTCGTTTTGTCGCTGGTTGGAATCACAACCTTCGGTTTAATTGCAGGCCCTGCCTCCTCGTCCTTTGCCGCTGATCCAGCCAAGGGCGAAGTCACTCACAAAGTCTATTTCGATGTTTCGATCGGCGACGAGCCAGCGGGACGAATTGTTTTTGGACTGTTCGGCAAAGATGTTCCTAAAACCGCCGAAAACTTTCGTGCCCTATCAACTGGCGAAAAAGGCGACGGAAAATCAGGCGTGCCATTGGATTTCGAAGGCAGCGCATTTCACCGCGTGATCCCCGGATTCATGCTGCAGGGCGGTGATTTTACCGCAGGAGATGGCACCGGTGGCGAGAGCATCTACGGAGCCAAGTTTGCTGACGAAAACTTCAAATTCCAACACACCACGCCTGGTTTGTTGAGCATGGCAAACGCTGGTCCCAACACCAATGGTTCGCAGTTCTTCATCACCGTGGATGCAACACCTTGGCTAGATGGCAAACACGTCGTTTTCGGTCGAGTTTTGGAAGGCATGGATGTCGTCAAAAAAGTCGAAGCACAAGGCAGCCGATCTGGCCGGACTCGTGAATTGATCAAAATCACCGAGGCAGGCGAAGTAAAGTAG
- a CDS encoding DUF58 domain-containing protein, whose protein sequence is MSFGQRFQALFEIASQWPWLLLVLASLPLVLAALWLRTYPTRRWVAMIGASVVISVGVVFFPNLLVLLGLFDGVIVTITAIDCLLLVIATKRMQSAGLTIERTVSRTSSLGVPLDCSLNIQNHTQMRMRGDIRDDVPEYFVSEPVQHQLDLPPGLQLQLRRKLTPHRRGAFHLDRIDLKLFSPLGLWQRHIFRPLHSQLNVFPDMKQLSDYALLARTDRLSLIGVRQTRRVGQDSDFERLRDYTRDDNYRHIDWRSTARRNKLTVRQFQSDQSQRLIFLLDCGRMMTNQRNGYSLLDHALNSILMMSYVALHQGDSVGMICFSDTIHAYLPPRGGASQMNRLLQAGFDQFPRMVESRYDQAFLYLNSHCKRRSLVTLTTNIVDEVNAEVVADHLSNLTGTHLPLAVVLRDREMFDAADYPAEVLQAAGNQTGPTILDDTKTYRAAAAAEMLVWREEVLSGLRHKGVLVVDAFPDELSAPMVNQYLEVKAQHLL, encoded by the coding sequence ATGAGCTTCGGACAACGTTTTCAAGCTCTGTTCGAAATTGCGAGCCAATGGCCGTGGCTGCTGTTGGTGCTGGCCAGCCTGCCTCTGGTTTTAGCGGCACTTTGGCTGCGAACTTACCCGACCCGTCGCTGGGTCGCGATGATCGGAGCCAGCGTCGTCATCAGCGTCGGGGTGGTCTTTTTCCCGAATCTGCTGGTCCTGCTCGGGTTGTTCGATGGCGTGATCGTCACCATCACGGCAATCGATTGTCTGCTACTGGTCATTGCCACTAAACGCATGCAGAGTGCCGGGCTGACAATCGAACGAACCGTTTCACGAACAAGTTCGCTGGGGGTCCCACTGGATTGCTCGCTCAACATTCAAAACCACACGCAAATGCGAATGCGTGGTGATATTCGCGATGATGTGCCCGAATATTTTGTTTCCGAACCAGTTCAACACCAGCTGGATCTGCCCCCCGGCCTTCAGTTGCAACTCCGACGGAAACTAACTCCTCACCGCCGTGGTGCTTTCCACCTGGACCGAATCGACCTCAAACTGTTCAGCCCGCTGGGTCTGTGGCAACGACACATTTTCAGACCGCTCCACAGTCAACTGAATGTCTTTCCTGACATGAAACAATTGTCGGACTATGCGCTGCTGGCAAGAACGGATCGCTTGAGCCTGATCGGAGTGCGGCAAACACGACGAGTCGGACAGGACAGTGATTTTGAACGCCTCAGGGACTACACGCGAGACGACAACTATCGACATATCGATTGGCGGAGCACTGCCCGCCGCAACAAGCTCACCGTCCGGCAATTTCAAAGCGACCAAAGCCAACGCCTGATCTTCCTGCTTGACTGCGGAAGAATGATGACGAACCAGCGGAACGGATATTCGCTGCTCGACCACGCACTCAATTCGATCCTGATGATGTCATATGTGGCCCTGCATCAGGGCGACTCGGTCGGAATGATTTGTTTCAGCGACACAATCCACGCCTACCTACCACCACGGGGCGGGGCAAGCCAAATGAATCGCCTGCTCCAAGCAGGATTTGACCAATTCCCAAGAATGGTCGAGTCTCGTTATGACCAGGCATTCCTGTACCTCAACTCACACTGCAAACGAAGGTCGCTGGTCACGCTGACAACTAACATTGTCGATGAGGTTAACGCTGAGGTTGTCGCAGATCATCTATCGAACCTTACCGGCACGCACCTACCTCTGGCGGTTGTCCTTCGCGATCGCGAAATGTTCGATGCAGCCGACTACCCGGCCGAAGTCCTGCAGGCTGCCGGAAATCAAACCGGCCCGACAATACTCGACGATACGAAGACGTACCGGGCCGCGGCCGCAGCCGAAATGCTTGTCTGGCGAGAAGAAGTGCTGTCTGGTCTTCGTCACAAAGGCGTTCTGGTCGTCGATGCTTTCCCCGATGAACTGAGTGCACCCATGGTCAATCAGTACTTAGAAGTCAAAGCCCAGCACCTGCTGTAG